From the genome of Winogradskyella forsetii, one region includes:
- a CDS encoding pepsin/retropepsin-like aspartic protease family protein, with product MTTEIREEFENIYYDNNCILNSNDYQFNRIQFIKRKNMFSEDFNNEDKITFEVCVINPENNQCNYFTALLDTGSTFTGISPKVKEILNLKPSKGTYNYTDVEGNIKETSICNIYLNIIKVNYMFKIESAVTPTIYDFCDVIIGMDVIKQCNLKLEKGQFTLGY from the coding sequence ATGACAACTGAAATAAGAGAAGAATTTGAAAATATATATTATGATAATAATTGTATATTGAACTCAAATGATTACCAATTCAACAGAATTCAATTTATAAAAAGAAAAAATATGTTTTCAGAGGATTTTAATAATGAAGATAAAATAACCTTTGAAGTATGTGTGATAAATCCTGAAAATAATCAATGCAATTATTTTACGGCTTTATTGGATACAGGTTCTACTTTCACAGGAATTAGTCCTAAAGTAAAGGAAATTCTAAACCTAAAACCATCAAAAGGGACTTACAACTATACGGATGTCGAAGGAAATATTAAAGAGACATCAATTTGCAATATATACTTAAACATTATAAAGGTTAATTATATGTTTAAAATAGAAAGTGCTGTAACACCCACGATATATGACTTTTGCGATGTTATAATAGGAATGGACGTAATTAAACAATGTAATTTAAAATTAGAAAAAGGGCAATTTACATTGGGCTATTAA